The Streptomyces sp. NBC_01197 genome window below encodes:
- a CDS encoding TetR/AcrR family transcriptional regulator: MTEPTGRRERKKAQTRQSLADAALELFLERGYDQVGVKDIADSADVSVTTLFKHFSGKEALVFDQDDDLEAALIAAVRERTPGQSIPQALREHLLLKQTEFAVHAADPRFADFTRLVQETPALRDYAHRMWTRHEAALAKAIAEAVGAPADDVSCAALARFALEARSLILQHAEPRQAADEAFALLEHGWAASHPGN; the protein is encoded by the coding sequence GTGACCGAACCGACCGGGCGCCGCGAGCGCAAGAAGGCCCAGACCCGCCAGTCCCTGGCCGACGCTGCTCTTGAGCTCTTCCTTGAGCGTGGCTACGACCAGGTCGGCGTCAAAGACATCGCCGATTCCGCCGACGTCTCGGTGACCACCTTGTTCAAGCACTTCTCCGGCAAGGAGGCCCTGGTCTTCGATCAGGACGACGACCTGGAAGCAGCACTCATCGCCGCCGTGCGCGAGCGCACCCCGGGCCAGTCGATCCCGCAGGCGCTGCGCGAGCACCTCCTGCTGAAGCAGACCGAGTTCGCCGTCCATGCCGCGGACCCACGGTTCGCCGACTTCACGCGCCTGGTGCAGGAGACCCCCGCGCTGCGCGACTACGCCCACCGCATGTGGACGCGCCATGAAGCGGCCCTGGCGAAGGCCATCGCCGAGGCGGTAGGCGCACCCGCCGACGACGTCAGCTGCGCCGCCCTGGCCCGTTTCGCCCTTGAGGCCCGCAGTCTCATACTGCAGCATGCCGAACCGCGCCAAGCGGCCGATGAGGCTTTCGCGCTGCTCGAACACGGCTGGGCAGCCTCCCATCCGGGCAACTGA
- a CDS encoding MFS transporter: MSTAAAIPPTTAGPSHHTRRFLRRLTVATGGGMFVDGFVFASVASALAGSAMARDIGVTSTWNSLISSSTLIGTFFGGLLLGYVTDRLGRRPMFTIDLSVFLASALLMLVVTSPWMVFALGLVMGLAVGADYSIGSPLLAEFAPSEKRGHYLGILEILWNVGYVVAYLLGYIINTTWPGAWHITLAASAVPAVFCLLIRHGLPESPRWLISKGRRDEAVAVIERDLGTTLDSEDFGSEEIERTRYRELFSGAYLRRTVFVCTFWICIVLPYFALTFFQPAVLRAIGLGGSALAGALIGTIVALTGAATGWGLVDRVGRRTILVWPMFGCALALFLVSLGHVLPVWLATVCFFGYLFSYGIMSILPGIYPDEVFPTSIRTSGVGLASAASRIGAAIGTFLLPVSLDHLGLSWSMVFMAVVSLVGGITALMWAPETNGLQLTATGHREADAGGWWSTKPVLAQDS; this comes from the coding sequence GTGAGCACAGCTGCCGCGATACCGCCGACAACCGCAGGACCCAGCCATCACACCCGCCGCTTTCTGCGGCGGCTGACCGTCGCTACAGGTGGCGGAATGTTCGTCGACGGCTTCGTCTTCGCCTCGGTGGCTTCTGCCCTCGCCGGCAGCGCGATGGCTCGCGATATCGGCGTCACCTCGACGTGGAACTCACTGATCTCCTCTTCGACACTGATCGGCACGTTCTTCGGCGGCCTGCTGCTCGGCTATGTCACGGACAGGCTCGGCCGGCGCCCGATGTTCACGATCGATCTCTCGGTCTTCCTGGCGTCTGCCCTGCTGATGCTGGTCGTCACATCCCCCTGGATGGTTTTCGCGCTCGGTCTCGTCATGGGCCTCGCGGTGGGGGCGGACTACTCGATCGGCTCTCCGCTTCTCGCCGAGTTCGCACCGAGCGAGAAACGCGGCCACTATCTGGGGATCCTGGAGATCCTCTGGAACGTCGGCTACGTGGTCGCCTACCTCCTTGGCTACATCATCAACACCACCTGGCCGGGTGCCTGGCACATCACGCTGGCCGCCAGCGCTGTCCCCGCGGTGTTCTGTCTGCTGATCCGCCACGGCCTGCCCGAGTCACCGCGCTGGCTGATCTCCAAAGGCCGCAGGGACGAGGCCGTTGCCGTCATCGAGCGCGACCTCGGGACCACCCTGGACAGTGAGGACTTCGGTTCCGAAGAGATCGAACGGACGCGTTATCGGGAGTTGTTCTCGGGCGCGTACCTGCGTCGCACCGTGTTCGTGTGCACATTCTGGATCTGCATCGTGCTGCCGTACTTCGCGCTCACGTTCTTCCAGCCTGCCGTCCTGCGCGCCATCGGCCTGGGAGGCAGTGCGCTGGCCGGCGCGCTGATCGGGACGATCGTCGCCCTGACAGGTGCGGCCACCGGCTGGGGGCTCGTCGACCGGGTCGGCCGCCGCACGATCCTCGTCTGGCCGATGTTCGGCTGCGCGCTTGCCCTGTTCCTGGTGAGCCTGGGGCATGTGCTGCCGGTGTGGCTGGCCACCGTGTGCTTCTTCGGATACCTCTTCTCGTACGGGATCATGAGCATCCTTCCCGGTATCTATCCGGACGAGGTCTTCCCCACTTCGATCCGCACCTCCGGAGTCGGCCTGGCGTCGGCCGCCAGCCGTATCGGCGCGGCGATCGGCACATTCCTCCTTCCGGTCTCCCTGGACCACCTCGGCCTGAGCTGGTCCATGGTCTTCATGGCGGTGGTCTCTCTTGTCGGCGGCATCACGGCCCTGATGTGGGCACCGGAGACGAACGGCCTCCAACTCACCGCCACAGGACACCGTGAAGCGGACGCGGGCGGCTGGTGGTCGACCAAACCGGTACTGGCACAGGACAGTTGA
- a CDS encoding GNAT family N-acetyltransferase, with translation MDTYLETERLALRRFTADDADLLIELDSDPAVMRYLTGGNPTASEVVREQYLPNILAGYERWGGDLGLFAAHEKDSGAFIGWFILRPEPEGPLDEVELGYRLRQAAWGKGYATEGSRALLGKAFTALGVRVVWAETMSVNHGSRNIMEKLEMTLADTIPTPPDMEMIEGSEHGGVRYEITKEQWAQQ, from the coding sequence GTGGACACCTACCTGGAGACCGAGCGCCTGGCCCTGCGCCGCTTCACTGCCGATGACGCGGACCTGCTGATCGAGCTGGACAGCGACCCGGCGGTGATGCGCTACCTGACCGGCGGTAATCCGACCGCGTCGGAAGTCGTCCGCGAGCAGTACCTGCCGAACATCCTCGCCGGCTACGAGAGGTGGGGCGGCGACCTCGGACTGTTCGCCGCGCACGAGAAGGACAGCGGCGCGTTCATCGGCTGGTTCATCCTGCGTCCCGAGCCGGAGGGCCCGCTGGACGAAGTCGAACTCGGCTACCGGCTCCGGCAGGCGGCTTGGGGCAAGGGTTATGCCACCGAGGGATCGCGGGCCTTGCTGGGCAAGGCGTTCACGGCGCTCGGTGTGCGCGTTGTCTGGGCGGAGACGATGTCCGTGAACCACGGTTCGCGCAACATCATGGAGAAGCTCGAAATGACGCTCGCGGACACCATCCCCACTCCCCCCGACATGGAGATGATCGAGGGCTCCGAGCATGGAGGCGTACGGTACGAGATCACCAAGGAGCAGTGGGCTCAGCAGTAG
- a CDS encoding amidohydrolase family protein: MSTPRTVVSDEAGEVRGFWTGLGLPGLIDVHTHFMPERVLHKVWDYFDTSGPMIGSLKWPITYREEEAKRTALLREFGVRAFTSMLYPHKPGMARWLNSWAADFARRTPGCLHTATLYPEPDVTTYVRESLEAGARVFKAHVQVGAYDPADEQLQAAWGLLAEAGTPVVMHCGSGPAPGKHTGPGPVARVLARHPRLRLIVAHMGMPEYLEFLDLAERYDQIRLDTTMTFTDFTEDFMPFPRQALPRLADLGDRILLGTDFPNIPYPYLHQLQALERLDLGPDWLRAVCHHNGAGLFGL; the protein is encoded by the coding sequence GTGAGTACCCCCCGCACAGTCGTGAGCGACGAGGCCGGCGAGGTCCGCGGCTTCTGGACCGGGCTCGGTCTGCCCGGGCTGATCGACGTCCACACCCACTTCATGCCCGAACGGGTCCTGCACAAGGTATGGGACTACTTCGACACCAGCGGGCCCATGATCGGAAGCCTGAAGTGGCCGATCACCTACCGGGAAGAGGAGGCGAAACGCACGGCCCTACTGCGCGAGTTCGGCGTCAGGGCCTTCACCTCCATGCTCTACCCTCACAAACCCGGCATGGCCCGGTGGCTGAACAGCTGGGCGGCCGACTTCGCCCGCCGCACCCCCGGTTGCCTGCACACCGCGACCCTCTACCCGGAACCCGACGTCACGACCTACGTCCGCGAATCCCTCGAAGCCGGAGCCCGGGTCTTCAAGGCCCACGTGCAGGTGGGGGCGTACGACCCGGCCGACGAACAGCTCCAGGCGGCATGGGGGCTGCTGGCCGAGGCCGGAACTCCCGTGGTGATGCACTGCGGCTCCGGGCCCGCGCCCGGCAAGCACACCGGCCCGGGCCCCGTCGCCCGGGTACTCGCGCGACACCCGAGACTGCGCCTGATCGTCGCGCACATGGGCATGCCCGAATACCTGGAGTTCCTCGACCTCGCCGAGCGTTACGACCAGATACGCCTCGACACGACGATGACGTTCACCGACTTCACCGAAGACTTCATGCCCTTCCCTCGCCAGGCATTGCCCCGCCTCGCCGACCTCGGCGACCGCATCCTGCTCGGGACCGACTTCCCCAACATCCCTTACCCGTACCTCCATCAACTCCAGGCCCTGGAGCGGCTGGACCTGGGGCCCGACTGGCTCCGGGCCGTATGTCATCACAATGGAGCCGGTCTGTTCGGCCTCTGA
- a CDS encoding SAM-dependent methyltransferase, producing MTEARGRVKPSGVWATAVGVARVRAMETAREDPLFRDPLALAFAAAGGRGPGSPLPERGNEAERRRWLGVASSIIIRTKFLDDLLDRATEAGIRQVVLLGAGMDSRAFRMGWPAATRLFEVDTAEPLGFKASVLRQEGAVPGCERITVAVDLREDWPGALAAAGHDPALPTVWIAEGLLIYLPEDAVKLLFDRVGRLSAAGSRMGLTLGSRGVLARFADEAAPGSVASMWVWEMPEDPVGWLSGLGWDAEAFTLRERAAVYGRPFSTPPQRDEGPGGLISAVRR from the coding sequence ATGACTGAGGCACGGGGACGGGTGAAGCCGTCCGGTGTATGGGCGACGGCTGTGGGTGTGGCGCGGGTGAGGGCCATGGAGACGGCTCGGGAGGACCCGCTGTTCCGGGATCCGCTGGCGCTCGCGTTCGCTGCTGCCGGGGGACGCGGTCCGGGTTCGCCGCTGCCCGAGCGCGGCAACGAGGCCGAGCGGCGGCGCTGGCTCGGGGTTGCCTCCTCGATCATCATCAGAACGAAGTTCCTGGACGACCTGCTGGACCGGGCCACCGAGGCCGGCATCCGGCAGGTCGTTCTGCTCGGCGCCGGAATGGACAGCAGAGCCTTCCGGATGGGCTGGCCCGCGGCCACCAGGCTGTTCGAGGTCGACACCGCCGAGCCGCTGGGCTTCAAGGCCTCGGTGCTGCGCCAGGAGGGCGCTGTACCCGGCTGCGAGCGGATCACCGTCGCGGTGGACCTCCGCGAGGACTGGCCGGGCGCGCTGGCCGCCGCCGGGCACGACCCGGCGCTGCCGACGGTGTGGATCGCCGAGGGACTGCTGATCTACCTGCCCGAGGACGCGGTGAAACTGCTGTTCGACCGGGTTGGCCGACTGTCCGCGGCGGGCAGCCGGATGGGCCTGACCCTGGGTTCGCGCGGTGTGCTCGCACGCTTCGCCGACGAGGCCGCACCGGGCTCGGTGGCCTCCATGTGGGTCTGGGAGATGCCCGAGGACCCGGTGGGCTGGCTCTCCGGCCTCGGCTGGGACGCGGAGGCCTTCACCCTGCGCGAACGCGCTGCCGTCTACGGCCGCCCGTTCAGCACCCCGCCGCAGCGGGACGAGGGCCCGGGCGGGCTGATCTCGGCGGTACGCCGCTAG
- a CDS encoding LacI family DNA-binding transcriptional regulator — MAQHRAGDAGAPTMRDVAARAGVSAMTVSRVLKDDARVSGTTRERVLAAVEALGYRRNETARSLRLGGSGMIGLVVTNLANPFYSRLALGVQEVASEHGLRVLLSNTAEQADRERGLVEDLASRQVDGLIVVPAGSSHRHLAPAALRGMPIVLASRPPAGMDADCVLVDDFGGAEQATGQLVTDGHRRIGFLGNPPALYTGAERFRGYWAAHEAAGIEPDENHVRRGLTDVATAESAARSLLQAPDAPTALFCTNNRLTQGAIRAVRALGTSVALAGFDDFDLADVLGLPLTIVSYDADEIGRRAGQMLIDRINRSSAEPIPARRTVVPTHVIRYGTH; from the coding sequence ATGGCCCAGCACCGAGCGGGTGACGCCGGTGCGCCGACGATGCGCGATGTCGCTGCCCGCGCGGGGGTGAGCGCCATGACCGTCTCCCGGGTACTCAAGGACGACGCCCGGGTCAGCGGCACCACCCGGGAACGGGTCCTGGCCGCCGTCGAGGCACTGGGCTACCGGCGCAATGAGACGGCACGCAGCCTTCGTCTGGGTGGCAGCGGGATGATCGGACTGGTCGTCACCAACCTCGCCAACCCGTTCTACTCGCGCCTGGCGCTCGGTGTGCAGGAGGTGGCGTCCGAGCACGGTCTGCGAGTCCTTCTCAGCAACACGGCCGAACAGGCCGACCGGGAAAGGGGACTTGTGGAGGACCTGGCGTCCCGTCAGGTCGACGGCCTGATCGTCGTGCCCGCGGGCAGCAGTCACCGCCACCTGGCGCCCGCCGCCCTTCGGGGCATGCCCATCGTCCTGGCCTCCCGCCCCCCGGCCGGCATGGACGCGGACTGTGTCCTGGTCGACGACTTCGGAGGAGCCGAACAGGCCACCGGTCAACTCGTCACCGACGGCCACCGCAGGATCGGCTTCCTCGGCAACCCACCCGCGCTCTACACCGGTGCCGAGCGGTTCCGCGGCTACTGGGCCGCCCATGAAGCGGCCGGAATCGAACCGGATGAGAACCATGTGCGGCGCGGACTGACCGACGTGGCCACCGCCGAGAGCGCCGCACGTTCGCTCCTGCAGGCACCCGACGCCCCGACCGCGCTCTTCTGCACCAACAACCGCCTCACCCAGGGCGCCATCCGCGCCGTGCGCGCCCTCGGCACCTCGGTGGCCCTGGCCGGTTTCGACGACTTCGACCTGGCGGATGTCCTCGGACTGCCCCTGACGATCGTGTCGTACGACGCGGACGAGATCGGCCGCCGGGCCGGCCAGATGCTCATCGACCGGATCAACCGTTCGTCAGCGGAGCCGATCCCCGCGCGCAGGACCGTCGTCCCCACCCACGTCATCCGCTACGGGACGCACTGA
- a CDS encoding VOC family protein: MTIQRMDNVAIVVDDLDAAVAFFTELGMELEGKGEIEGRWADRTVGLDGIRSEIAMMRTPDGHSKLELTKYHAPAVNRAEPENPPPNTLGLHRVMFAVDDIDDTIARLRAHGAELLGEVAQYESIFRLCYLRGPAGVIVALAEQIG; encoded by the coding sequence GTGACTATTCAGCGGATGGACAACGTCGCCATTGTCGTCGATGACCTGGACGCAGCTGTCGCGTTCTTCACCGAGCTCGGCATGGAGCTGGAAGGAAAGGGGGAGATCGAAGGCCGGTGGGCTGACCGCACCGTCGGACTCGACGGCATCCGGAGCGAGATCGCGATGATGCGTACCCCGGACGGCCACAGCAAGCTGGAGCTGACCAAGTACCACGCCCCTGCGGTGAACCGCGCCGAGCCGGAGAACCCTCCGCCCAACACGCTGGGCCTGCACCGCGTCATGTTCGCCGTCGATGACATCGACGACACGATCGCCCGCCTACGCGCCCACGGCGCCGAACTCCTCGGCGAAGTCGCACAGTACGAGAGCATCTTCCGGCTCTGCTACCTCCGCGGCCCTGCGGGCGTCATCGTCGCCCTGGCCGAACAGATCGGCTGA
- a CDS encoding alpha-mannosidase: MHHDRTVTERRLDRVLNQRLLPAVHGRRAPLDVAIWNVTGEPVPVPEGLDAPYEKVRTGALWGPAWSTSWFRISGTVPAEWAGQRVEAVLDLGFGTTQPGFSAEGLVYRVDGSPVKALNPRNTWLAIAEQAVGGEEFTYFIEAAANPVIFDSGAEGDPFVPTRSGGLAPWLRGGEAPGEPLYRLNRMDLAVFDAPVWELVQDLDVLSGLMHQLAEDSTRRWQLVHAVDRALDAVDLQDISGTAAAARAVLAPALAAPANAGAHRISAVGHAHIDTAWLWPVRETVRKAARTVSNVTALMDDHPKFRFVMSQAQQLAWLKEQRPEVFARVVEKVKSGQFLPTGSLWIEPDTNLSGGESLVRQFVHGKRFYLDEFGIETEDMWLPDTFGYNAALPQLMKLAGIKWFLTQKISWNTTNAFPHHTFWWEGIDGTRIFSHFPPVDSYNGDLSGADIGHTERNFRDKGAANRSLIPFGYGDGGGGPTREMLARAQRLENLEGSARLEMEGPSDFFTKAEEEYADAPVWVGELYLELHRGTLTSQLATKQGNRRSEHLLREAELWSATAAQRTGAPYPYELLDRVWKTVLLHQFHDILPGSSIAWVHREAEETYAEVARELGAVIDTALRALAGGEDERAGEIVFNAAPHARDGVPALGGAPRRRPARPVTPQAGQDGDLVLDNGLVRIAVDARGLVTSARDLTAGREALAPGTVGNLLQLHQDFPNQWDAWDIDEFYRNTVRDLTEADEVTATADGIRVVRSVNASRITQVLSLVEGSRRLDIDTIIDWQECEKILKAAFPLDVRAAESSAEIPFGHVRRPTHTNTSWDGARFEICAHRYLHLTEPGWGAALVNDSSYGHDVSRDVRPDGGTTTTARISLLRAPLFPDPDSDRGEHRLRYALVLGADVQDAVREGYHFNLPERAVPGRSAVDPLVRVEGEGVVIEAVKLADDRSGDVVVRLYESAGGRARTTLSAGFSLAGARITDLLERPLHDEPTLSCAGTGVALSLRPFQILTVRLTPAG; the protein is encoded by the coding sequence ATGCATCACGACCGCACCGTCACCGAACGCCGACTCGACCGTGTGCTCAACCAGCGGCTACTGCCCGCCGTTCACGGCCGCCGTGCCCCTCTCGACGTGGCGATATGGAACGTCACCGGCGAACCCGTACCCGTGCCCGAGGGGCTCGACGCTCCGTACGAGAAGGTCCGCACCGGCGCGCTGTGGGGCCCTGCATGGTCCACCAGCTGGTTCCGGATCAGCGGTACCGTCCCCGCCGAGTGGGCAGGGCAGCGGGTCGAGGCTGTCCTCGACCTCGGCTTCGGCACGACCCAGCCCGGCTTCTCCGCCGAGGGCCTCGTATACCGCGTGGACGGCTCCCCGGTGAAGGCTCTGAACCCCCGTAACACCTGGCTCGCGATAGCCGAACAGGCCGTCGGCGGGGAGGAGTTCACGTACTTCATTGAGGCAGCGGCAAACCCGGTGATCTTCGACTCCGGCGCGGAGGGCGACCCCTTCGTCCCCACCAGGTCCGGGGGGCTCGCCCCCTGGCTGCGCGGCGGCGAGGCCCCAGGCGAGCCGCTGTACCGGTTGAACCGGATGGACCTCGCCGTCTTCGATGCCCCCGTCTGGGAACTCGTACAGGACCTGGACGTCCTCTCGGGTCTGATGCACCAACTGGCCGAGGACTCCACAAGGCGCTGGCAGTTGGTGCACGCGGTGGACCGGGCCCTGGACGCCGTCGATCTCCAGGACATCAGTGGTACGGCTGCCGCCGCGCGTGCCGTCCTCGCCCCGGCGCTCGCTGCGCCCGCGAACGCCGGGGCCCACCGCATCTCCGCCGTGGGCCACGCGCACATCGACACCGCCTGGCTGTGGCCCGTACGGGAAACCGTCCGCAAGGCGGCACGCACTGTTTCCAACGTCACCGCGCTGATGGACGACCATCCGAAATTCCGTTTCGTGATGTCCCAGGCACAGCAACTCGCCTGGCTCAAGGAGCAGCGGCCCGAGGTGTTCGCCCGCGTGGTGGAGAAGGTGAAGAGCGGCCAGTTCCTTCCGACCGGGAGCCTGTGGATCGAACCCGACACCAATCTCTCCGGCGGGGAGTCCCTGGTCCGGCAGTTCGTCCACGGGAAGCGGTTCTACCTCGATGAGTTCGGGATCGAGACCGAGGACATGTGGCTGCCGGACACCTTCGGCTACAACGCGGCCCTGCCCCAGCTGATGAAACTCGCCGGCATCAAGTGGTTCCTCACCCAGAAGATCTCCTGGAACACCACCAACGCCTTCCCGCACCACACCTTCTGGTGGGAGGGCATCGACGGCACCCGGATCTTCAGCCACTTTCCGCCCGTCGACTCCTACAACGGCGACCTCTCCGGCGCCGACATCGGTCACACCGAACGGAACTTCCGCGACAAGGGCGCCGCCAACCGGTCTCTCATTCCCTTCGGATACGGAGACGGCGGGGGCGGGCCCACCCGCGAGATGCTGGCCCGTGCGCAACGGCTGGAGAATCTGGAGGGCTCGGCCCGCCTGGAGATGGAGGGCCCGTCCGATTTCTTCACCAAGGCCGAGGAGGAGTACGCCGACGCGCCCGTCTGGGTCGGCGAGCTCTACCTTGAGCTGCACCGCGGCACGCTCACCAGCCAGCTCGCCACCAAGCAGGGCAACCGGCGAAGCGAACACCTGCTGCGTGAAGCCGAGTTGTGGTCGGCGACGGCCGCACAGCGCACCGGAGCGCCCTACCCGTACGAACTGCTGGACCGGGTGTGGAAGACGGTGCTGCTCCATCAGTTCCACGACATCCTGCCCGGCTCGTCCATCGCCTGGGTGCACCGCGAGGCCGAGGAGACGTACGCGGAGGTCGCAAGGGAACTCGGCGCCGTCATCGACACGGCTCTGCGCGCCCTCGCGGGAGGTGAGGACGAGCGGGCGGGCGAGATCGTCTTCAACGCGGCACCGCATGCCCGCGACGGCGTCCCCGCGCTCGGTGGGGCACCGCGTCGGCGTCCGGCCCGCCCCGTCACCCCACAGGCCGGACAGGATGGTGATCTCGTCCTGGACAACGGACTCGTACGGATCGCCGTCGACGCCCGCGGTCTGGTCACCTCCGCCCGCGATCTGACGGCCGGCCGTGAGGCGCTCGCTCCCGGGACGGTCGGCAACCTGCTCCAGCTCCACCAGGACTTCCCCAACCAGTGGGACGCCTGGGACATCGACGAGTTCTACCGCAACACCGTCCGCGATCTGACCGAGGCGGACGAGGTCACCGCGACAGCCGACGGCATCCGGGTCGTACGGAGCGTCAACGCCTCCCGCATCACCCAGGTGCTCTCCCTCGTCGAGGGCAGCCGCCGTCTCGACATCGACACCATCATCGACTGGCAGGAGTGCGAGAAGATCCTCAAGGCGGCCTTCCCGCTCGACGTCCGGGCTGCGGAGTCCAGCGCCGAGATCCCCTTCGGCCATGTCCGGCGGCCCACGCACACCAACACCAGCTGGGACGGCGCACGGTTCGAGATCTGCGCCCACCGCTATCTGCACCTCACGGAGCCCGGCTGGGGCGCGGCCCTCGTCAACGACTCCAGTTACGGCCACGACGTCTCTCGGGACGTACGCCCCGACGGCGGTACCACCACCACGGCACGGATCTCCCTGCTGCGTGCTCCGCTCTTCCCCGACCCGGACTCCGACCGGGGCGAGCACCGCCTGCGGTACGCACTCGTACTCGGCGCGGATGTCCAGGACGCGGTCCGTGAGGGCTACCACTTCAATCTGCCCGAGCGTGCCGTGCCCGGCCGCTCGGCCGTCGACCCGCTGGTGCGGGTCGAGGGTGAGGGTGTCGTGATCGAGGCGGTCAAGCTCGCCGACGACCGCTCGGGCGATGTGGTCGTCCGTCTCTACGAGTCGGCCGGCGGGCGGGCGCGCACCACGCTCTCGGCAGGCTTCTCCCTCGCCGGGGCGAGGATCACGGACCTGCTGGAGCGTCCTCTCCACGACGAACCCACACTGTCCTGTGCGGGTACTGGGGTGGCATTGTCGCTGCGGCCCTTCCAGATCCTTACGGTCCGTCTGACCCCCGCGGGCTGA
- a CDS encoding FAD-dependent oxidoreductase, whose translation MNSARDPRIAIVGAGLGGLTCARVLQQHGRSVTVFEREASADARPQGGTLDMHAETGQAALRSAGLLDRFHALARPEGDEWRVLDFATAALQAQQGPSAAGGRPEIDRGQLRNLLLDSIAEGTVRWDRVVIGATPLVDGACRLLFGDGTAEDFDLVVGADGAWSRVRPALSHAAPGYTGVTFVETGFDHCDARHPDLARLVGNGSMLVKGAGRSLVAQRNSNGHIRAYIALRAPQDWHVAAGIDLGDQEAVRRNLLRMFDGWDESLRYILRNSDNGFINRSLFVLPAPHTWEHVPGVTLLGDAAHLMPPVGLGANLAMLDGSDLAHALVTEPGVGAAVRAYESIMLPRSIEAATASAQGLDHLVPATAS comes from the coding sequence ATGAACTCTGCTCGTGATCCCCGCATCGCGATTGTCGGCGCCGGTCTCGGCGGCCTCACCTGCGCCCGAGTCCTGCAGCAACACGGCCGCTCCGTCACCGTCTTCGAACGTGAGGCGTCCGCCGACGCCCGTCCGCAGGGCGGCACCCTCGACATGCATGCCGAGACCGGCCAGGCCGCCCTGCGTTCGGCGGGGCTCCTCGACCGATTCCACGCCCTCGCCCGCCCGGAAGGAGATGAGTGGCGCGTGCTCGACTTCGCCACCGCCGCCCTCCAGGCGCAGCAGGGGCCTTCCGCGGCCGGTGGCCGCCCGGAGATCGACCGGGGTCAACTGCGCAACCTGCTCCTGGACTCGATCGCCGAGGGCACGGTGCGGTGGGACCGCGTCGTCATTGGGGCCACCCCACTGGTGGACGGCGCCTGCCGGCTGCTCTTCGGTGATGGCACCGCCGAGGACTTCGACCTGGTGGTCGGTGCCGACGGTGCCTGGTCACGCGTCCGCCCGGCCCTGTCGCACGCCGCACCCGGCTACACCGGTGTCACCTTCGTCGAGACCGGATTCGACCACTGCGACGCCCGCCACCCCGACCTCGCGCGACTGGTCGGCAACGGATCGATGCTGGTGAAGGGGGCCGGCAGGTCCTTGGTCGCCCAGCGCAACAGCAACGGCCACATCCGCGCCTACATCGCGCTCCGCGCGCCGCAGGACTGGCATGTGGCCGCCGGTATCGACCTCGGCGACCAGGAGGCCGTGCGGAGGAACCTGCTGAGGATGTTCGACGGCTGGGACGAGAGCCTGCGCTACATCCTGCGGAACAGCGACAACGGATTCATCAACCGCTCCCTGTTCGTCCTTCCCGCCCCACACACCTGGGAGCACGTTCCCGGCGTCACGCTGCTCGGCGACGCCGCGCACCTGATGCCGCCGGTTGGGCTGGGCGCCAACCTCGCCATGCTCGACGGCTCCGACCTCGCCCACGCCCTTGTTACCGAACCCGGCGTCGGCGCCGCGGTCCGCGCCTACGAGAGCATCATGCTGCCGCGCTCGATCGAGGCCGCGACGGCCAGCGCGCAGGGACTCGACCACCTGGTTCCAGCGACAGCCTCCTGA
- a CDS encoding hemerythrin domain-containing protein, translated as MEASDRRKTDDALSHPFPSRVTERETTRLVAWSQELRQVHRRLREALSVTRASLIDGTPGEAATRELLLYCHGFCSALDGHHQGEDRTLFPAIAAAHPELRPVLRSLEQDHSMIAHLLSGLRAAVDRAAPPEELDHHLEGIAALMENHFRYEERQLLTVLETLELEAATREALGPL; from the coding sequence ATGGAGGCGTCCGACCGAAGGAAAACCGATGACGCACTGTCGCACCCCTTCCCCTCTCGCGTGACTGAGCGCGAGACGACCAGGCTCGTCGCCTGGAGCCAAGAACTCCGTCAGGTGCACCGCCGACTACGCGAAGCGCTGTCCGTGACCCGCGCCTCCCTTATCGACGGCACCCCCGGCGAGGCGGCCACCCGTGAACTGCTGCTGTATTGCCACGGCTTCTGCTCGGCTCTCGACGGCCACCACCAGGGAGAAGACCGCACCTTGTTCCCGGCCATCGCAGCTGCGCACCCTGAACTGCGCCCGGTGCTGCGCTCGCTCGAGCAGGATCATTCGATGATCGCCCACCTGCTCAGCGGCCTCCGTGCCGCGGTCGACCGGGCCGCGCCGCCTGAGGAGCTTGACCATCACCTCGAAGGCATCGCCGCGCTTATGGAGAACCACTTCCGCTATGAGGAGCGGCAACTGCTCACCGTGCTCGAAACACTTGAGCTGGAAGCCGCAACCCGCGAAGCGCTGGGCCCGCTCTGA